In Streptomyces sp. NBC_01381, a genomic segment contains:
- a CDS encoding NUDIX hydrolase → MQWTKQSEQTVYGNRWFTVNLADVELPDGRHLDHFLIRLRPVAVATVVNEANEVLLLWRHRFITDSWGWELAAGVVEDGEDIAYAAAREMEEETGWRPGPLRLLMSVEPSNGLTDARHHIYWSDECTYIGHPEDDFESDRREWVPLKLVPDMVARGEVPAANMAAALLLLHHLRLGQDAH, encoded by the coding sequence GTGCAGTGGACGAAACAAAGCGAACAAACTGTGTATGGAAACCGTTGGTTCACCGTCAACCTCGCGGATGTCGAACTGCCGGACGGCCGGCATCTCGACCACTTCCTGATACGGCTGCGGCCGGTCGCCGTGGCCACCGTCGTCAATGAGGCCAACGAGGTGCTGCTCCTTTGGCGGCACCGCTTCATCACCGACAGCTGGGGCTGGGAACTGGCCGCGGGCGTCGTCGAGGACGGCGAGGACATCGCGTACGCGGCGGCCCGCGAGATGGAGGAGGAGACCGGCTGGCGGCCGGGCCCGTTACGGCTCTTGATGAGTGTCGAGCCGTCCAACGGACTCACCGATGCCAGGCACCACATCTACTGGTCGGACGAGTGCACCTACATCGGCCATCCCGAAGACGACTTCGAGTCCGACCGCCGTGAATGGGTCCCACTCAAACTCGTCCCCGACATGGTGGCCCGTGGTGAGGTCCCGGCCGCCAACATGGCGGCGGCGCTCCTGCTCCTGCACCACCTGCGACTTGGCCAGGACGCGCACTAG
- a CDS encoding 3-hydroxybutyryl-CoA dehydrogenase, with the protein MPDIERVGVVGCGQMGAGIAEVCARSGLDVKVAETTGEALEIGRTRLYNSLSKAAERGKITEEERDETLARLSFTTDLGEFSDRDLVIEAVVENEAVKTEIFQVLDQVVTRQDAILASNTSSIPLVKLAVATSRPDQVIGIHFFNPAPVQQLVELIPALTTSEGTISRAQAMVEKILGKHAIRAQDRSGFVVNALLIPYLLSAIRMFESGIASREDIDNGMEMGCAHPMGPLKLADLIGLDTVASVADSMYAEYKEPLYAAPPLLQRMVDAGRLGRKSGSGFYPYA; encoded by the coding sequence ATGCCCGACATCGAGCGCGTCGGAGTAGTGGGCTGTGGCCAGATGGGCGCCGGGATCGCGGAGGTCTGCGCCCGCTCCGGACTGGATGTGAAGGTCGCGGAGACCACCGGCGAGGCCCTGGAGATCGGCCGCACCCGGCTCTACAACTCCCTCTCCAAGGCCGCCGAACGCGGCAAGATCACCGAGGAGGAGCGGGACGAGACGCTCGCCCGGCTCAGCTTCACCACCGACCTCGGGGAGTTCTCCGACCGCGATCTGGTGATCGAGGCCGTCGTCGAGAACGAGGCGGTCAAGACCGAGATCTTCCAGGTGCTCGACCAGGTGGTGACCCGGCAGGACGCGATCCTCGCCTCCAACACCTCCTCCATCCCGCTGGTGAAGCTGGCCGTCGCGACCTCGCGTCCCGACCAGGTCATCGGCATCCACTTCTTCAACCCGGCCCCGGTGCAGCAGCTCGTCGAGCTGATCCCCGCGCTCACGACGTCCGAGGGGACGATCAGCCGCGCGCAGGCCATGGTCGAGAAGATTCTCGGCAAGCACGCGATCCGCGCCCAGGACCGCTCGGGCTTCGTGGTCAACGCCCTCCTCATCCCGTATCTGCTCTCCGCGATCCGGATGTTCGAGTCGGGCATCGCCAGCCGCGAGGACATCGACAACGGCATGGAGATGGGCTGCGCCCACCCGATGGGCCCGCTCAAGCTCGCCGACCTGATCGGCCTCGACACGGTCGCCTCGGTCGCCGACTCCATGTACGCCGAGTACAAGGAGCCGCTGTACGCCGCTCCCCCGCTGCTCCAGCGGATGGTGGACGCGGGCCGGCTCGGCCGCAAGTCCGGCTCGGGCTTCTACCCCTACGCCTGA
- a CDS encoding glycoside hydrolase family 10 protein, translated as MRRMSRRGFTVAAAAMVAGLTAAGDAAAVPGRAPSRRELRGMWLATVANRDWPSKPGLTADEQRAELMAHLDTAVRRRLNAVIFQVRPTADALWPSPYEPWAEYLTGVQGKDPGWDPLGTAVREAHRRGLELHAWFNPFRIANHTDPSRLVPTHPARLHPEWVVPYGGKLYYNPGLPEVRRFVQDAMLDALRHYDIDAVHWDDYFYPYPVAGQVFDDDEAFARYGGGFPDRAAWRRDNIDRLVREMGKRVHKLRKGAEFGISPFGVWRNASTDPLGSDTQAGVQTYDNLHADTRGWVKKGWIDYVCPQLYWNIGFTVADYGKLLPWWADVVEDTGVRLYVGEALYKAGDPAQAAPWQDPAELSRHLTYAKGYPQVRGHVYFSAKEVGVDKIGAMARVVADHYQERARPPR; from the coding sequence ATGAGGCGTATGTCACGCCGTGGATTCACGGTTGCGGCGGCCGCGATGGTGGCGGGGCTCACAGCGGCGGGCGACGCGGCGGCAGTTCCCGGACGCGCTCCGTCACGACGTGAGCTGCGGGGGATGTGGCTGGCGACCGTCGCCAACCGGGACTGGCCCTCGAAGCCGGGCCTCACCGCGGACGAGCAGCGAGCCGAGCTGATGGCGCATCTCGACACGGCCGTGCGGCGCCGCCTCAACGCCGTGATCTTCCAAGTGCGGCCCACCGCCGACGCGTTGTGGCCCTCGCCGTACGAGCCGTGGGCGGAGTACCTCACCGGAGTGCAGGGCAAGGACCCCGGCTGGGACCCGCTGGGCACGGCGGTGCGCGAGGCACACCGCAGGGGGCTCGAACTGCACGCCTGGTTCAACCCCTTCCGCATCGCCAACCACACCGACCCCTCGCGCCTGGTGCCGACGCATCCCGCACGGCTGCACCCGGAGTGGGTCGTGCCGTACGGCGGGAAGCTCTACTACAACCCCGGCCTGCCCGAGGTACGGCGCTTCGTCCAGGACGCGATGCTCGACGCCCTGCGCCACTACGACATCGACGCGGTGCACTGGGACGACTACTTCTACCCGTACCCGGTCGCGGGGCAGGTCTTCGACGACGACGAGGCCTTCGCGCGCTACGGCGGCGGCTTCCCGGACCGGGCCGCCTGGCGCCGGGACAACATCGACCGCCTGGTGCGCGAGATGGGCAAGCGGGTGCACAAGCTGCGCAAGGGCGCGGAGTTCGGGATCAGCCCCTTCGGGGTCTGGCGCAACGCCTCGACCGACCCGCTCGGTTCGGACACCCAGGCGGGCGTGCAGACCTACGACAACCTGCACGCCGACACCCGCGGCTGGGTCAAGAAGGGCTGGATCGACTACGTCTGCCCGCAGCTCTACTGGAACATCGGCTTCACCGTCGCGGACTACGGCAAGCTGCTGCCCTGGTGGGCCGATGTCGTCGAGGACACGGGCGTACGCCTCTATGTGGGCGAGGCCCTGTACAAGGCGGGCGACCCGGCGCAGGCCGCGCCCTGGCAGGACCCGGCCGAGCTGTCCCGCCACCTCACCTACGCCAAGGGGTACCCGCAGGTGCGCGGGCACGTCTACTTCTCGGCGAAGGAGGTGGGCGTCGACAAGATCGGCGCCATGGCGCGGGTCGTCGCCGACCACTATCAGGAGCGCGCCAGGCCGCCACGCTGA
- a CDS encoding DUF1918 domain-containing protein codes for MRATVGDKLVVHGRVVGQHDRIAEVVEVLGADGAPPYRVRLEDGHETVMSPGPDTVVRHQDPAQ; via the coding sequence ATGCGCGCAACCGTAGGCGACAAGCTGGTGGTGCACGGCAGGGTCGTCGGCCAGCACGACCGGATCGCGGAGGTCGTCGAGGTGCTTGGCGCGGACGGCGCCCCGCCGTACCGCGTCCGCCTCGAGGACGGCCACGAGACGGTGATGTCACCGGGCCCCGACACCGTCGTACGGCACCAGGACCCGGCTCAGTAG
- a CDS encoding DMT family transporter — MTAQDSATRPSRIAVAEAASSTTSGTVTSPEPAAHGSRRAGTVMAALGVTAFSLTFPSTAWGLEGFGPWSFVALRVVLSAVIAGGALLALRVPFPARRHWAGLAVVVAGVVVGFPLLTTLALQTSTTAHAAVVVGLLPLTTAVFSALRTGARPSRMFWAAALAGAAAVIAFTVQQSGGALSTADLYLFGSLLICAAGYTEGGRLAREMPGWQVVGWALVLCLPLAVAGAAVALQYESFELTGHSTAGLLYAAIGSQFLGLVVWYRGMAMIGVPKASQLQLAQPLLTLVWSVFLLGEHLTVAAPLTAAAVLVCIAVTQRARG, encoded by the coding sequence ATGACAGCACAGGATAGCGCTACTCGCCCGAGCCGGATAGCAGTTGCCGAGGCCGCGAGCAGCACCACGAGCGGGACCGTCACAAGCCCCGAGCCCGCAGCGCACGGCTCCCGCCGCGCCGGCACCGTCATGGCCGCGCTCGGCGTCACCGCCTTCTCGCTCACCTTCCCCTCCACCGCCTGGGGCCTGGAAGGCTTCGGCCCCTGGTCGTTCGTGGCCCTGCGGGTCGTCCTCAGCGCGGTCATCGCGGGCGGCGCGCTGCTCGCCCTGCGGGTCCCGTTCCCCGCGCGGCGCCACTGGGCCGGGCTCGCGGTCGTCGTCGCCGGCGTCGTCGTCGGCTTCCCGCTGCTCACCACGCTCGCCCTGCAGACCTCCACCACCGCGCACGCGGCCGTGGTCGTGGGCCTGCTGCCGCTGACGACCGCCGTGTTCTCGGCGCTGCGGACCGGGGCCCGCCCCTCGCGGATGTTCTGGGCGGCGGCCCTCGCGGGCGCGGCCGCGGTGATCGCGTTCACCGTGCAGCAGAGCGGCGGCGCCCTGAGCACCGCCGACCTCTACCTCTTCGGCTCGCTCCTGATCTGCGCGGCCGGCTACACCGAGGGCGGCCGGCTCGCCCGCGAGATGCCGGGCTGGCAGGTGGTCGGCTGGGCGCTCGTGCTGTGCCTGCCGCTCGCCGTGGCCGGGGCGGCCGTCGCCCTCCAGTACGAGTCCTTCGAGCTCACCGGGCACAGCACCGCCGGGCTGCTCTACGCGGCCATCGGCTCGCAGTTCCTCGGCCTGGTCGTCTGGTACCGCGGCATGGCGATGATCGGCGTACCCAAGGCGAGCCAGCTCCAGCTCGCGCAGCCGCTGCTGACCCTGGTCTGGTCGGTGTTCCTGCTCGGCGAACACCTCACCGTCGCCGCGCCGCTGACGGCCGCCGCCGTCCTCGTGTGCATCGCCGTCACCCAACGGGCCCGCGGATAG
- a CDS encoding PLP-dependent aminotransferase family protein, producing MHESNSVAELAKRLRDELDRYSPGGKLPSSRALVDRFRVSPVTVSRALAQLAAEGLVVTRPGAGVFRAEPQAAPAPVGDTSWQEVSLSADSAAELVPRAVDASGVLVTLTAPPPGVIEFNGGYLHPSLQPERAMAAALARAGRRPGAWGRPPVDGLPELREWFARGIGGAITAAEVLVTAGGQSALTTALRALAPPGAPVLVESPTYPGMLAIARAAGLRPVPVPVDTDGVRPQLLAAAFKATGARVFVCQPLFQNPTGTVLSAGRRPEVLRIAREAGAFIVEDDFVRRLVHDDAGPLPRPLQSDDPDGVVVHVCSLTKATSPSFRVSALVARGPVLERLRAIQVVDHFFVPRPLQEAALELVGSPAWPRHLRQVAGELKDRRDAMAAALRIGLPELAVPHIPAGGYSLWLRLPDGMNEAALVGAALRAGVAVAPGRPYFAAEPPAGHLRLSFAALAGVGEIKEGVRRLRTACDEVWGTTG from the coding sequence ATGCATGAGAGTAACAGTGTGGCTGAGTTGGCGAAACGGCTGAGGGATGAGCTTGACCGCTACTCTCCGGGTGGAAAGCTGCCGTCGAGCCGGGCTCTGGTCGACCGCTTCAGGGTGAGCCCGGTGACCGTGTCGCGGGCCCTTGCCCAGCTGGCCGCCGAGGGTCTCGTCGTCACCCGGCCCGGGGCCGGTGTGTTCCGCGCCGAGCCGCAGGCCGCCCCCGCGCCGGTGGGGGACACCTCGTGGCAGGAGGTGTCGCTGAGCGCGGACTCGGCCGCGGAGCTGGTGCCGCGCGCGGTGGACGCCTCCGGTGTCCTGGTCACCCTCACGGCGCCGCCGCCCGGGGTCATCGAGTTCAACGGCGGCTATCTGCACCCCTCGCTGCAGCCCGAGCGCGCGATGGCGGCGGCCCTCGCGCGGGCGGGGCGGCGGCCCGGCGCGTGGGGGCGGCCGCCGGTCGACGGGCTTCCCGAGCTGCGGGAGTGGTTCGCGCGGGGCATCGGCGGCGCGATCACGGCCGCCGAGGTGCTGGTCACCGCGGGCGGGCAGAGCGCGCTGACCACGGCGCTGCGGGCGCTCGCACCGCCGGGCGCCCCGGTCCTCGTCGAGTCGCCGACATACCCCGGCATGCTGGCGATCGCCCGCGCGGCGGGCCTGCGTCCGGTCCCCGTGCCGGTCGACACCGACGGCGTACGCCCCCAGCTGCTCGCGGCGGCGTTCAAGGCCACCGGGGCGCGGGTCTTCGTCTGCCAGCCGCTGTTCCAGAACCCCACGGGTACCGTGCTCTCCGCCGGGCGCCGGCCCGAGGTGCTGCGCATAGCCCGTGAGGCCGGGGCCTTCATCGTCGAGGACGACTTCGTGCGCCGCCTGGTCCACGACGACGCGGGGCCGCTGCCGCGACCGCTCCAGTCCGACGACCCCGACGGTGTCGTGGTGCATGTCTGCTCGCTGACCAAGGCGACGTCGCCGAGCTTCCGGGTGAGCGCGCTCGTCGCCCGCGGCCCGGTCCTCGAACGGCTGCGCGCGATCCAGGTCGTCGACCACTTCTTCGTACCGAGACCGCTCCAGGAGGCGGCGCTCGAACTGGTCGGCTCGCCGGCCTGGCCGCGTCACCTGCGCCAGGTGGCGGGCGAGTTGAAGGACCGCAGGGACGCGATGGCGGCGGCCCTGCGCATCGGCCTGCCCGAACTGGCCGTGCCGCACATCCCCGCCGGCGGCTACAGCCTCTGGCTGCGCCTTCCCGACGGCATGAACGAGGCGGCCCTGGTGGGCGCGGCCCTGCGCGCGGGCGTCGCCGTCGCACCCGGCCGCCCCTACTTCGCGGCCGAACCCCCGGCGGGACACCTGCGGTTGAGCTTCGCGGCGCTGGCGGGCGTGGGGGAGATCAAGGAGGGGGTGCGCAGGCTGCGTACGGCATGCGACGAGGTGTGGGGCACCACCGGGTGA
- a CDS encoding GNAT family N-acetyltransferase has translation MTDTHQALPAGYELSTDPARLDAERVHRWLSTDAYWALDRPRETQDRAIAGSLNFGVYEEVSGDQVAYARIVTDRVTFAWLCDVYVDRSVRGKGLGSALVAGVRDHLAPYGLRRILLGTADAHGVYEKVGFKALEAPGNWMALGRQ, from the coding sequence ATGACCGATACGCACCAGGCGCTTCCCGCCGGCTACGAGCTGTCCACCGATCCCGCCCGACTCGACGCCGAGCGCGTCCACCGGTGGCTCTCCACCGACGCGTACTGGGCCCTTGACCGGCCCCGCGAGACGCAGGACCGGGCGATCGCCGGATCGCTCAACTTCGGTGTGTACGAGGAGGTTTCCGGTGATCAGGTCGCCTATGCGCGGATAGTGACCGATCGCGTCACCTTCGCCTGGCTCTGTGATGTGTACGTCGACCGGTCGGTCCGGGGGAAGGGGCTGGGGAGCGCGCTCGTGGCGGGCGTCCGGGACCACTTGGCGCCGTACGGTCTGCGCCGGATCCTGCTGGGTACGGCCGACGCGCACGGGGTGTACGAGAAGGTCGGCTTCAAGGCCCTTGAGGCCCCGGGGAATTGGATGGCGCTGGGGCGGCAGTGA
- a CDS encoding histidine phosphatase family protein, which translates to MHVRVTLIAAARSASLLAERFDDDRPLDQAGWHEVQLAAPALLPLAAAELRYCSPTSRSRGTGDALGFAPLAQPALRDCDMGRWRGLTLADVTAREPAAVDAWLRDPRSAPHGGESLLAFISRVGGWLDTRPVGDGSRIIAVAEPAVVRAALVYALKAPPSTYWNIDVRPLSTVTLTGHGGRWNLRIAGQGESAAAV; encoded by the coding sequence ATGCACGTACGCGTCACGCTCATCGCCGCCGCACGCAGCGCCTCGCTGCTCGCGGAGCGCTTCGACGACGACCGGCCGCTCGACCAGGCGGGCTGGCACGAGGTGCAGCTCGCCGCCCCCGCGCTGCTTCCGCTCGCCGCGGCCGAGCTGCGCTACTGCTCGCCCACGTCGCGCAGCCGCGGCACCGGCGACGCCCTGGGCTTCGCGCCGCTGGCCCAGCCCGCCCTGCGGGACTGCGACATGGGGCGGTGGCGCGGTCTGACCCTCGCGGATGTGACGGCGCGCGAGCCGGCCGCGGTCGACGCCTGGCTGCGGGATCCGCGCTCCGCGCCGCACGGCGGCGAGTCGCTCCTGGCCTTCATCTCACGGGTCGGCGGCTGGCTCGACACCCGCCCGGTCGGCGACGGCTCCCGGATCATCGCCGTGGCGGAGCCCGCGGTGGTCAGGGCGGCCCTCGTCTACGCCCTGAAGGCGCCCCCGTCGACGTACTGGAACATCGACGTCCGCCCCCTGTCGACGGTCACCCTGACCGGGCACGGCGGCCGCTGGAACCTGCGGATCGCGGGCCAGGGGGAGAGCGCCGCCGCGGTGTAG
- a CDS encoding DUF6314 family protein, with amino-acid sequence MPFPDEAAEPYGVRDVLAYLAGSWQVERTARDLAGDAAGHFSGTTAFTWADGGLVHHESGTFTWQGTARPAERTLRFLPGEEPGTADVRFADGRPFHGLDLRTGRHRTDHPCALDLYRGEFEVYDEDHWWTRWRVAGPAKDLILTTEYTRRRD; translated from the coding sequence ATGCCCTTTCCGGATGAAGCAGCCGAGCCGTACGGCGTGCGCGACGTGCTGGCGTACCTGGCCGGGTCCTGGCAGGTGGAGCGGACGGCGCGGGACCTGGCGGGGGACGCGGCGGGGCACTTCTCAGGGACGACGGCCTTCACCTGGGCCGACGGTGGCCTGGTGCACCACGAGTCGGGCACCTTCACCTGGCAGGGCACCGCACGCCCCGCCGAGCGCACCCTGCGTTTCCTGCCCGGCGAAGAGCCCGGCACCGCGGACGTCCGCTTCGCCGACGGGCGCCCCTTCCACGGCCTGGACCTGCGCACCGGCCGGCACCGCACCGACCATCCGTGCGCGCTCGACCTCTACCGGGGCGAGTTCGAGGTGTACGACGAGGACCACTGGTGGACGCGCTGGCGGGTCGCGGGCCCGGCCAAGGACCTGATCCTCACCACCGAGTACACCCGGCGGCGGGACTGA